A single window of Papio anubis isolate 15944 chromosome 8, Panubis1.0, whole genome shotgun sequence DNA harbors:
- the LOC101020591 gene encoding 60S ribosomal protein L37, with the protein MTKGTSSFGKRRNKTHTLCRRCGSKAYHLQKSTCGKCGYPAKRKRKYNWSAKAKRRNTTGTGRMRHLKIVYRRFRHGFREGTTPKPKRAAVAASSSS; encoded by the coding sequence ATGACGAAGGGAACGTCATCGTTTGGAAAGCGTCGCAATAAGACGCACACATTGTGCCGCCGCTGTGGCTCTAAGGCCTACCACCTTCAGAAGTCGACCTGTGGCAAATGTGGCTACCCTGCCAAGCGCAAGAGAAAGTATAACTGGAGTGCCAAGGCTAAAAGACGAAATACCACCGGAACTGGTCGAATGAGGCACCTAAAAATTGTATACCGCAGATTCAGGCATGGATTCCGTGAAGGAACAACACCTAAACCCAAGAGGGCAGCTGTTGCAGCATCTAGTTCATCTTAA